Below is a window of Paramagnetospirillum magneticum AMB-1 DNA.
GTCTGGTTGGCGAGGTTCTTGACCTCGTTGGCGACCACGGCAAAGCCCTTGCCGGCGTCGCCGGCCCTGGCTGCCTCGATGGTGGCGTTCAGCGCCAGAAGATTGGTCTGGGCGGCGATGTCGTTGATCAGCACGACCACTTCGCCGATGCGGCCCACATTGTCCGACAGGGCGCGGACCTGATTGGTGGTGTTCTCGGCTTCCTGCTCGGCGCGGTTGGCCACCGCCTGCGAGCGTTCCACCTGCTTGGCGATCTCGGAGATGGACGCGGCCAGTTCCTCGGTGGCGGCGGCCACGGTCTCCACATTGGCCGAGGCCTGGGTCGCCGCCGAGGCGACGGTGGTGGCCTGGGCGCTGGTCTCGTGGGCGGTGCCGGCCATCTGGCTGGAGGCGCCTTGCAGTTCGGTGGCGGCCGAGGTGACGGTCTGCACCACCTTGCCGACGCTTTCCTCGAAGGTGTCGGCCATATGGTGCAGCGCCGCCTTGCGGTCGGCCTCGGCCTTGACCTTCTGGGCCTCCTGCTCGGCCTGCATCTTGTCCATCTTCAGGGTGTTTTCCTTGAAGATCTCCATGGCCTGGGCCATGGCGCCGATCTCGTCGGTGCGTTCCCGCGCCGGGATATCCACGGTCTTGTTGCCCTTGGACAATTCGGTCATGGCCCCGGTCATGGCCGACAGCGGCGTGACGATGGACCGCGCGATCAGCCAGGACAGCAGCACGGCAAGGCCCAGGGCGATGATGGCGCCGGTCCAGGTGGCGGTATTGCTGCGCGCCATGCCGGCCTCGGTATCGGCCTTCTGCTGGTCCATGGCCTGATCCTGGGAGTGGACGGTCTGATCGGCCAGATCGGCGAATTGGACGGCCAAAGCGGCCATGTCCTTGAACACCAGCTTGTCCAGGGCATTGGTGGCGGCGGCCACCTGGGTGAAGGCGTCGCGATAGGCCTTGGCATTGGTCTCGGCCTCGGCGGCCAGCCTCTTGCGCTCGGGATTGCGCAGCCGCTTGGTCAGGGTTTCCGCCTCCTTGACGAATTCCTCGATCTCGGTCTGGGCGTCCTTGACCAGGGCGTCGCTGGGATCGGCCAGGAACTTGATGGCATTGAGCCGGCCCAGCAGCAGCGCTTCCTGCGCCACGCCGGCCAGGGCGGCGGCCTCGTAATCGCCATCGTCCATGGCGGTCTTCATGATCTGGCTCAGGTCCTTGCGGGCCGCGACGCCGACCACGTTCATGCGCTTTTCGACCAGTTCCAGCTTGGCCTTGCGCAGGTCGGCCACCTTGTCGAAGCCGGCCATGTATCCGGTAAAGAGCTCGCCCATCTTGGTCAGATTGGCCTTGCGGGTCGGATCGACGGTCGCATTGGCGGCCTCGGGCAACGTCTTGGCCATGCCCGGCTGAATCTTGCGAATCTGCTCGAGAGCCTTGGGATCGGCGTTGTCGGCAAAGATGATGACGTTGCGGCGGATATTGGCGAAATCGCCCTTGAGGCTCAGCACTCTTTGGGCGTTGTCGGATACGCCGGCATATCTGTCGATCTGAGCCTTGGAGGAGCCCAAGGTGGTGATGGACTGCCCGGCGAGCACCAGCAACAGCAGGACGATCAGGCCGAAGCCAGCATAAATTCGTCCGGAGACGTTGAGATTGAACATTGTCGGACCCCCAAAACAGCGTGTCTGCCGAAGCGCATATACCGGCCGGCGAAATATAGCTCTTCAGTATGATGGTCTTAGGGCGGAAGTGTAATCCGTATAGATGCGTATGCTCGGTGTATCATAAGTTGAGAATAAGACATATGCCCCGGTCGCAAATCTTTCAAGCCGGAAGGCCTAATCTCTATCCTGGGTGTGGCTATTGGCCGGCCATTAGTGCCGTATGATTGCATCCAAAGCTGGTGGTCCCATCATTTCGGGGGGTAGGCCGCCGGCTTTGCCGCACCGTGGCGGCGGGGGATGGCGGGGCGGCGCCAGTAGCCGCCCCGCCCCCCGGGGCTATTCGGCCGCAGGCTTTGCTTGCTGCGCCTGGGCGGGTTCGGTGTGGTAGATCTCGGCGCCGTCATTGACGAACTTCTCGCTCATCTCGGCCATGCCCTGCTCGGCGGCCGCGAAGTCGCGGACCTCCTGGCTGATCTTCATGGAGCAGAATTTCGGCCCGCACATGGAGCAGAAATGGGCCAGCTTGGCGCCCTCGGCCGGCAGGTGCTGGTCGTGGAAGGCCAGGGCCTTCTCCGGGTCCAGCGACAGGTTGAACTGGTCCTTCCAGCGGAACTCGAAGCGGGCGCGGGACAGGGCGTTGTCGCGGACCTGGGCGCCGGGATGGCCCTTGGCCAGATCGGCGGCATGGGCGGCCAGCTTGTAGGTGACCACGCCTTCGCGCACGTCCTGCTTGTCGGGCAGGCCCAGATGCTCCTTGGGGGTCACGTAGCAGAGCATGGCGGTGCCGAACCAGCCGATCATGGCGGCGCCGATGGCGCTGGTGATGTGATCGTAGCCCGGCGCGATGTCGGTGACCAGCGGCCCGAGGGTGTAGAACGGCGCCTCGCCGCACAGCTCGATCTGCTTTTCCACGTTCTTCTTGATCTTGTGCATGGGCACATGGCCGGGACCTTCGATGATCACTTGGCAGTCATGGGCCCAGGCCTTGTGGGTCAGCTCGCCCAGGGTCTCCAGCTCGCCGAACTGGGCGGCGTCGTTGGCGTCGGCGATGGAGCCGGGACGCAGGCCATCGCCCAGCGAGAAGCCCACGTCATAGGCCTTCAGCAGTTCGCAGATCTCTTCGAAGTGGGTGTAGAGGAAGTTCTCCTTGTGGTGCGCCAGGCACCACTTGGCCATGATCGAGCCGCCGCGCGACACGATGCCGGTGGTGCGCTTGGCGGTCAGCGGGATGTAGCGCAGCAGAACGCCGGCATGGATGGTGAAATAGTCCACGCCCTGCTCGGCCTGCTCGATCAGGGTGTCGCGGAAGATTTCCCAGGTCAGGTCCTCGGCCTTGCCGTCCACCTTCTCCAGCGCCTGGTAGATCGGCACGGTGCCGATGGGAACGGGGCTGTTGCGGATGATCCATTCGCGGGTGGCGTGGATGTGGCGTCCGGTGGACAGGTCCATGACGGTGTCGGCGCCCCAGCGGGTCGCCCACACCATCTTCTCCACTTCCTCGTCCACCGAGGAGGCCACGGCGGAATTGCCGATATTGGCGTTGATCTTGGTGAGGAAGTTGCGCCCGATGATCATGGGCTCGGCTTCCGGGTGATTGACGTTGGCCGGCAGCACGGCGCGGCCGCGCGCGATCTCGGCGCGGACGAATTCCGGAGTCACCTCGTCGGGGATGTCGGCGCCGAAATCCTCGCCATCACGCACCACGGCGGCCTTCATCTCGGCCCGCTTCATGTTCTCGCGGATGGCCACGTATTCCATCTCCGGCGTGATGATGCCGGCGCGGGCATAGGCCAACTGAGTCGGCGCCTTGCCCGGCTTGGCGCGCAGCGGACGCAGGCCGGCGCCGGCGCGGTCGAACACCGGCACGCCGATGGTCTCGCCCGGCTTCAGGCCGTCATCCTCGGGCTTGTGGGCCCGGCCCTCGTAATGCTCGACATCGCCGCGTTCCAGAATCCACTGCTCGCGCAGGCGCGGCACGCCCTTGGTGATGTCGACCTGCATGGAGGGGTCGGTATAGGGGCCGGAGCAGTCATAGACCCGCACCGGCGCCTCGCCCGAGCCGGGCGTAAGGTCGATCTCGCGCATGGCCACCCGCACATCGGGGCGCGAGCCCTCGACATAAATCTTGCGCGATCCCGGCAGGGGGCCGGTGGTGATCTTCAGGGTGGTCTCGGACATGGGCGTGCTTCCTCGCTTGGGCGGCGGGCAGGGTCCGGACGAGTGGAGGCGGAAGCACCGATGGGTTCCGATCCCTTCGCCGGAATGACCCGGATCAGGTTCCAAGGGTCGCCGGCGCCTGTGACCGGCCTCTCAGCCCCTTGAACGGGGCTCCCCTTCGGAAAGATGGCAAAGAGTGGTCTTTTCCGGGCGCGAAAGTCAAGCTTTGCAAGACCTTACTTTGCGGCGGGGTTCCCCTTGCTTCGGGACCAGCATGACATGCCCTTGGCCTGGGCCGAGCCGCAGAAGGCCTCCACCGCCTCGGCCGGGCCGACCGCCACCAGCCGGTACCAGCGGCCCTGTCCTTCGACCCGGTTGGCGACGATCTCGGGCGATAGCCCCTTGAGGCGCAGCCGTTTCCAATCCTGCTCGGCGGCGGCCTTGGTGCGGTACGAGCCGATCTGCATGCGGACCACGGCCGGTTCCGCGGCGGGCGGCGGCGGCGGGAGAGGGGCGGCAGCCATCGCTTCGGCCGGCGCCGGGGCGGCGGCAACGGCAGCGGCGGCGGGCCGGGCCTCGGCGGCCAGACGCTCAAGCTCCGCCTTGGCGGGGAGGTAGCCGGCCTCTGCCGCCTTGCCCAGCCGCCTCATCCCTTCGGCCTGATCCCCCGGCAGGCCGGGGCCACCCCGCAGGTAGAGCATGCCCAGATTGTACTCGGCGCTGACCACTCCGGCATCGGCGGCCACCTGATACCAGGCGGCGGCCATGTGGCCGTCGGCCTCCACGCCCAGACCCTGGCGATAAAGATGGCCCAGGTTGCGGGCCGCCTCGCCGTCGCCCAGTTCGGCGGCGCGCTGCCATTGGCGGGCGGCTTCGGCGTGCATGTCCTCGTGGAACGCCGCCAGACCGCCGTAGAAATAGTGGTCGCGGATGGTCTGCATGGGCGGCGGCGCGTCGGCGCATCCGCCCAGCGGGGCCAGGGCGAGAAATGACGCCAGGACGAGAATAAGCCGAGCTTGTGTGCAAGGATTCACAGAGGGCCATCCGTTGAAGAGTGTAGTCTGAGATGGAAGGCCGTCTGCGGCCTTCGAATCGTTTTCAGGGTGCTGCAATGCCTTTAGACCTTACCGACTGGGCGACGTTGTTGGAAGTTCTGGACGGGATCAAGGCTCCGTTTCCTCCGCTGACCGTGCTGGCGCAAAAGCACCCGAACGCAAGCGAGGGGGCGCGGGTCATTCCCTTCATGCTCCCCGTCGTCCCTCAGCCGGCCGCCGATTCCGCCAGGCCCCGGTCCCAATAGGGTTCCGGGCCGAAGCTCGTCGCCAGATGGTCCACGAAGGCCCGGACCTTGGGCGACAGGTGGCGGCCGTGGGGATAGACCGCGTTGAGCGATGAATCCAGCGGCACATAGGCCTCCAGCAACGGCACCAGACGGCCGGCGCGGATGTCGTCGCCCAGGAAGAAGCTGGGCAGCAGCACCACCCCCAGGCCCGCCAGCGCCATGTCCCGCAGCACGTCGCCGTTATCGGCGTGGAACCGTCCCCTGACCTCCACCTGGACGGGCTTGCCGTCGTCGCCGGTGAAGCGCCATTCCGATTGGACCCGGCCGCCATGGGTCAGGCAATCGTGGGCGGACAGCTCTTCGGGACGGCGGGGCGTACCCCGGCGCTCCAGATAGGCGGGCGAGGCCGCCGCCATCCGCCGTACCGGCGCGAGGCGACGGACGATCAACGACGAATCCGCCAGCCGCCCGATGCGCACCGCCAGATCCCAGCCCTCTTCCACCAGATCCACGTGCCGGTCGGTGAAGCCCATCTCCAGTTCGATCTCGGGATAGCGTTCGAGAAAGCCCGGCAGGCAGGCCGACAGATGGCCGATGCCGAAGGACAGCGGTGCGCTGACCCGAAGGCGGCCGCGCGGCACCGCCTGCAGGTGGCTGACCAGCAGGTTGGCTTCGTCCAGATCGGCCAGAATGCGCTGGCAACGCTCGAGATAGGCCCGCCCGGCCTCGGTGGGCGACAGGGACCGGGTGGTCCGGTGCAGCAGCCGCACCCCCAGATCGGCCTCCAGTGCAGAGACCTGGCGGCTGATCATGGACTTGGACAGGCCGAGGCGGCGGGCCGCTTCGGAAAAGCTGCCGGTCTCGGCCACCCGCACAAAAGCGATGATGGTGTCGAAGCGGGGCGTCATCGGTGTCTCCCAGGCAACAATCTGTTTAGATCATCATGAATTGTTGTGGCTCCGTGGCAAGGGTAATCTGGTCTCCATTGGAGGAGAGATCCCCCATCGGAGAAGAGATCATGGACGTCACCACCTTGTTCCTGTCCCACGGGTCACCCATGATGGTGCTGGAGGACACGCCCACCCGCCGGTTCCTGAAGGAACTGGGCCGGCGCTTGCCCCGCCCGCCGGCGGTGATCGCCGTTTCGGCCCACTGGCAGACCGCCGAGCCGGTGCTGGGCTTCGCCGCCTGGCCGGACAAGATCAACGACATCTACGGCTTCCCGCCCGAATTGTACCAGCTGGCCTATGCCCCGCCCGGGGCGCCCGAGGTGGCGGCGCGGGCCGCCGACCGGCTGGGCGCCGCCTGCCGCCGCGATCCCGGCGCCGGCATCGACCATTCCATCTGGTCGGTGATGAGCCTGATGTGGCCCGAGGCCGACGTGCCGGTGGTGCCCATGTCGGTGCAGCCCGAAGCCGGGGCGTCGCACCATTATTTCCTGGGTCGGCGGCTGGCGCCCCTGGTGGCCGAGGGTGTGCTGGTGATCGGCTCGGGCGCCGCCACCCATAATCTCGAGGACTACTTCCGCCGCAAGACCACCGAGGCGGTCGAACCCGCCGTCGTCGAGTTCACCGACTGGCTGGCCGCGACGGCCGAGCGGGGCGATGTGGCGGCCTTGCTGGATTACCGCGTCCGCGCCCCCCACGCATTGCGCAACCATCCCACCGAGGAGCATCTGCTGCCGTTGTTCGTCGCCCTCGGCGCCTCGGCTCACGGCGAGGCGGTGCGCCTGCACCACGACGTGGATTCCGGCGTCCTGGCCATGGATGCC
It encodes the following:
- a CDS encoding bacteriohemerythrin, which translates into the protein MFNLNVSGRIYAGFGLIVLLLLVLAGQSITTLGSSKAQIDRYAGVSDNAQRVLSLKGDFANIRRNVIIFADNADPKALEQIRKIQPGMAKTLPEAANATVDPTRKANLTKMGELFTGYMAGFDKVADLRKAKLELVEKRMNVVGVAARKDLSQIMKTAMDDGDYEAAALAGVAQEALLLGRLNAIKFLADPSDALVKDAQTEIEEFVKEAETLTKRLRNPERKRLAAEAETNAKAYRDAFTQVAAATNALDKLVFKDMAALAVQFADLADQTVHSQDQAMDQQKADTEAGMARSNTATWTGAIIALGLAVLLSWLIARSIVTPLSAMTGAMTELSKGNKTVDIPARERTDEIGAMAQAMEIFKENTLKMDKMQAEQEAQKVKAEADRKAALHHMADTFEESVGKVVQTVTSAATELQGASSQMAGTAHETSAQATTVASAATQASANVETVAAATEELAASISEIAKQVERSQAVANRAEQEAENTTNQVRALSDNVGRIGEVVVLINDIAAQTNLLALNATIEAARAGDAGKGFAVVANEVKNLANQTAKATDEIASQIKAVQEGTGNAVKAIDTISKVISEMGEISASVASAVQEQTAATGEIARNVEQAAAGTAEVSSNINSVEQAARETGHAAEQISESATDLSKQAEFLRGEVGRFLHQVRADKADMRILEWENALNTGESSIDRHHREMFDQVNRFYGEMMSGNGDAAIQGILGLVPAAFVPHFKEEEELMTRHAYPGIDEHRRRHREFMDKFEGLKRAVETGKDGANGQLFQFVAGWLKDHIRHEDGKIAAFLRDKKIVA
- the thiC gene encoding phosphomethylpyrimidine synthase ThiC, with protein sequence MSETTLKITTGPLPGSRKIYVEGSRPDVRVAMREIDLTPGSGEAPVRVYDCSGPYTDPSMQVDITKGVPRLREQWILERGDVEHYEGRAHKPEDDGLKPGETIGVPVFDRAGAGLRPLRAKPGKAPTQLAYARAGIITPEMEYVAIRENMKRAEMKAAVVRDGEDFGADIPDEVTPEFVRAEIARGRAVLPANVNHPEAEPMIIGRNFLTKINANIGNSAVASSVDEEVEKMVWATRWGADTVMDLSTGRHIHATREWIIRNSPVPIGTVPIYQALEKVDGKAEDLTWEIFRDTLIEQAEQGVDYFTIHAGVLLRYIPLTAKRTTGIVSRGGSIMAKWCLAHHKENFLYTHFEEICELLKAYDVGFSLGDGLRPGSIADANDAAQFGELETLGELTHKAWAHDCQVIIEGPGHVPMHKIKKNVEKQIELCGEAPFYTLGPLVTDIAPGYDHITSAIGAAMIGWFGTAMLCYVTPKEHLGLPDKQDVREGVVTYKLAAHAADLAKGHPGAQVRDNALSRARFEFRWKDQFNLSLDPEKALAFHDQHLPAEGAKLAHFCSMCGPKFCSMKISQEVRDFAAAEQGMAEMSEKFVNDGAEIYHTEPAQAQQAKPAAE
- a CDS encoding SPOR domain-containing protein, whose product is MNPCTQARLILVLASFLALAPLGGCADAPPPMQTIRDHYFYGGLAAFHEDMHAEAARQWQRAAELGDGEAARNLGHLYRQGLGVEADGHMAAAWYQVAADAGVVSAEYNLGMLYLRGGPGLPGDQAEGMRRLGKAAEAGYLPAKAELERLAAEARPAAAAVAAAPAPAEAMAAAPLPPPPPAAEPAVVRMQIGSYRTKAAAEQDWKRLRLKGLSPEIVANRVEGQGRWYRLVAVGPAEAVEAFCGSAQAKGMSCWSRSKGNPAAK
- a CDS encoding LysR family transcriptional regulator, translating into MTPRFDTIIAFVRVAETGSFSEAARRLGLSKSMISRQVSALEADLGVRLLHRTTRSLSPTEAGRAYLERCQRILADLDEANLLVSHLQAVPRGRLRVSAPLSFGIGHLSACLPGFLERYPEIELEMGFTDRHVDLVEEGWDLAVRIGRLADSSLIVRRLAPVRRMAAASPAYLERRGTPRRPEELSAHDCLTHGGRVQSEWRFTGDDGKPVQVEVRGRFHADNGDVLRDMALAGLGVVLLPSFFLGDDIRAGRLVPLLEAYVPLDSSLNAVYPHGRHLSPKVRAFVDHLATSFGPEPYWDRGLAESAAG
- a CDS encoding DODA-type extradiol aromatic ring-opening family dioxygenase, giving the protein MDVTTLFLSHGSPMMVLEDTPTRRFLKELGRRLPRPPAVIAVSAHWQTAEPVLGFAAWPDKINDIYGFPPELYQLAYAPPGAPEVAARAADRLGAACRRDPGAGIDHSIWSVMSLMWPEADVPVVPMSVQPEAGASHHYFLGRRLAPLVAEGVLVIGSGAATHNLEDYFRRKTTEAVEPAVVEFTDWLAATAERGDVAALLDYRVRAPHALRNHPTEEHLLPLFVALGASAHGEAVRLHHDVDSGVLAMDAYGFR